In one Dermacentor variabilis isolate Ectoservices chromosome 4, ASM5094787v1, whole genome shotgun sequence genomic region, the following are encoded:
- the LOC142578460 gene encoding uncharacterized protein LOC142578460, whose amino-acid sequence MFARATVCNLFAVAKISYVLQVLCMSRANIQRLHRVLAVFVWGSSWERTSLTNLFRSVKNGGLGLAHLFIKQIVSRFVFLRDQNDPFLLTMFQTRLSEAIPEFIVSSHRCSQGRARGFLKEVVLAFQLLKVRFSMEYLSRVPRKRLYKDLVDTMLPVPLYRSMFCIGPEKDVLKRVKRMPVRPSVKSFFFQLHTNTLPVKPWLDEKGLSVPWSVNCLLCQKPETVEHIFLDCWDAVFHWDILQRTLKKDLPITPYGIRFLPTLNEDNVPYDMFMLVSLHSLWKTRMAVRHAEVNARPVREYFIESICHIKEMYNLQKEKPTWLSVMTELANFKRFYCQPVTANQ is encoded by the coding sequence ATGTTTGCTCGTGCGACAGTGTGCAACCTGTTTGCCGTCGCTAAAATTTCTTACGTGCTCCAAGTGTTGTGCATGTCAAGGGCTAACATACAACGTTTACACAGAGTACTCGCAGTGTTTGTATGGGGTTCAAGCTGGGAGCGCACGAGTCTCACTAATCTCTTTCGTTCGGTTAAAAATGGAGGATTAGGTCTGGCACATTTGTTCATTAAGCAGATTGTGTCGAGGTTTGTTTTCTTACGGgaccaaaatgacccatttttattaactatgtttcaaacaaggctgagcgaagctatacctgagtttattgtatcgtcacatcggtgcagtcaaggcagagcgcgtggtttcttaaaagaggtagtcttggcttttcagctgttaaaggttcggttttccatggaatacttaagtagggtaccacgaaagcgcttatataaggacctggtagacacaatgttgccggtgccattgtatcgctcgatgttctgcattggacctgaaaaggacgtactaaaaagagtaaaacgaatgccagtacgcccgtcggtaaagtccttctttttccagcttcacaccaatactttacctgtgaaaccatggctagatgaaaaaggcctttccgtgccttggagcgtcaactgtttactatgccaaaaacccgaaacagtagaacacatttttcttgactgctgggatgctgtgttccattgggacatcttacagagaacactaaagaaggacttgccgatcactccatatgggattcgtttcttgcctactctaaatgaagacaatgtaccctatgacatgttcatgctggTGTCCTTACATAGTttatggaaaactagaatggctgtgagacatgctgaagtaaatgcccggcctgttagagaatacttcattgaaagcatttgtcatattaaggaaatgtataacttgcaaaaagaaaaaccaacatggctcagtgtgatgactgagctagcgaatttcaagcgtttttaCTGCCAACCAGTGACTGCCAACCAGTGA